One genomic window of Corynebacterium massiliense DSM 45435 includes the following:
- a CDS encoding GntP family permease, which produces MDAATWEPTLDAGPLLGVAAAAIIVSLVLIIWFRIHAFLALIIVSALTAIAAGIPLSETVGIMTDGFGGTLAPVALLVSLGAMTGRLVEQSGGAQSLADALVRKFGEDKAPLALGVASLMLGFPIFFDAGLIVMLPTIFAVARRLDGPVLAYGIPAAGAFSVMHIYLPPHPGPVAASEFFGADLGLVLLFGLLVALPTWYFSGYRWGLFLGKKYPDFKVTDVLIGRETAPEEQPAQPATAGAVISILLIPLLLIFCNTGLTALTKTGAVNGDARWVHLLVFLGQTPIALLITTLAAMVILGTARGIRAKEIEKSLESAVGPVCSVMLLAGAGGMFGEVLRASGIGDALADSMAGLGIPVIVACYLTAALLRVAQGSATVALTTAATLMVPAVEAGNFTELHVVFIVLATAAGSIFASHVNDSGFWLIGRLMGMDVATTLRTWTMNQVLVSVIGFAFVLLYYGIYQLVL; this is translated from the coding sequence ATGGACGCAGCTACGTGGGAGCCGACCTTGGATGCCGGTCCCCTACTCGGCGTTGCAGCCGCCGCCATCATTGTGAGCCTGGTTCTGATCATCTGGTTCAGAATCCACGCGTTTTTGGCACTCATCATCGTCTCCGCACTGACCGCCATCGCGGCCGGAATCCCGCTGAGTGAGACCGTCGGCATCATGACTGACGGCTTCGGCGGGACCTTGGCGCCGGTCGCCCTCTTGGTCAGCCTAGGCGCAATGACCGGCCGCCTGGTCGAACAATCCGGGGGCGCGCAGTCGCTTGCCGATGCCCTCGTGCGGAAATTCGGCGAGGACAAAGCGCCCCTGGCGTTGGGTGTCGCCTCCCTCATGCTGGGCTTTCCCATCTTCTTCGACGCCGGGCTCATCGTCATGTTGCCCACCATCTTCGCAGTCGCCCGCCGCTTGGACGGGCCGGTGCTCGCCTACGGCATCCCTGCCGCCGGCGCGTTTTCGGTCATGCACATCTACCTCCCGCCGCACCCCGGCCCGGTGGCGGCCAGTGAGTTCTTCGGCGCGGACCTCGGCCTCGTCCTCCTTTTCGGACTCTTAGTCGCGCTGCCCACTTGGTACTTCTCCGGCTACCGCTGGGGCCTGTTTCTGGGCAAGAAGTATCCCGATTTCAAGGTCACGGATGTGCTTATCGGCCGGGAGACCGCGCCGGAGGAGCAACCGGCACAGCCGGCGACCGCTGGCGCGGTCATCAGCATCCTGCTCATCCCCCTGCTCCTCATCTTCTGCAATACGGGCCTGACCGCGCTCACCAAGACCGGAGCGGTCAACGGGGACGCGCGCTGGGTGCACCTCTTGGTCTTCCTCGGCCAGACCCCCATCGCGCTCCTCATCACCACGCTCGCGGCTATGGTCATCCTGGGCACCGCGCGCGGCATCCGCGCCAAGGAGATTGAAAAGTCCCTGGAGTCCGCGGTGGGTCCGGTGTGCTCGGTCATGCTGCTCGCCGGCGCGGGCGGCATGTTCGGCGAGGTGCTGCGCGCCTCCGGCATTGGCGATGCCCTGGCCGACAGCATGGCGGGCCTGGGCATCCCGGTCATCGTGGCGTGCTACCTCACCGCCGCCCTCCTGCGCGTCGCGCAGGGTTCGGCCACGGTGGCGCTGACCACCGCTGCCACGCTCATGGTGCCCGCGGTGGAGGCGGGCAACTTCACCGAGCTGCACGTCGTCTTCATCGTGCTCGCCACCGCCGCTGGCTCCATCTTTGCCAGCCACGTCAATGACTCCGGCTTCTGGCTCATTGGCCGGCTGATGGGCATGGACGTTGCCACCACCCTGCGCACCTGGACGATGAACCAGGTGCTGGTCTCGGTGATCGGCTTCGCCTTCGTATTGCTCTACTACGGCATCTACCAGCTGGTGCTGTAG
- a CDS encoding glutamine synthetase family protein yields the protein MNTSLTTDQSTQTEIAHNIFTFIATCDFSARTKGRAMASKVFTDTSSVGWVPANLGIGPLGHIVDDLPYGASGDLRLLADASSRATITGIPGQADLDYCFGNIVNTDGSPWESCSRTFLNNTVRTLRDKYGITFTAAFEHEFVERATTRYPHPFSFSNFMSAEPVSSTLFKVLEDAGVEPECWLPEYAQHQYELTMKPAEPVVAADRALLLRDITTNVYRAFDREVTFTPVTHPEKGGSGVHIHYGLYAENGDSLAFDADRPGRVSKLAGVFNAGIIKYAPELTAIFAPLTVSYLRLKPDNWSTARAFCGLQNRESLVRVCPTNEIGGKDPAQQLHFEFRGADAGANPWLLLGVILRAGLAGLDEGLDPVDIVEGELDLEDDHSELAKLPETLSEALDVFEASETVRSWFAPAFSDTYLKVKRDEVEQLRGKSFEEQCDIYAAVY from the coding sequence ATGAACACCTCGCTCACCACCGACCAGAGCACCCAGACCGAAATCGCCCACAACATCTTCACCTTCATCGCCACCTGCGATTTTTCCGCCCGCACCAAGGGCCGGGCGATGGCATCGAAGGTCTTCACCGACACCTCCAGCGTCGGCTGGGTGCCGGCGAACCTGGGCATCGGCCCGCTCGGTCACATCGTCGACGACCTGCCCTACGGCGCGTCCGGGGATTTGCGGTTGCTTGCCGATGCCTCCTCGCGCGCCACCATCACCGGCATCCCCGGGCAGGCGGATCTGGACTACTGCTTTGGCAACATCGTCAACACCGACGGCAGCCCGTGGGAATCCTGCTCCCGCACGTTTCTGAACAACACCGTGCGTACCCTGCGGGACAAGTACGGCATCACCTTCACTGCCGCGTTCGAGCACGAGTTCGTGGAGCGAGCCACGACCCGCTACCCACACCCGTTTTCTTTTTCCAACTTCATGTCCGCCGAACCGGTAAGCAGCACGCTGTTCAAGGTGCTTGAGGACGCGGGAGTGGAGCCGGAGTGCTGGCTGCCGGAGTACGCGCAGCACCAGTACGAACTGACCATGAAGCCAGCCGAGCCCGTGGTGGCCGCCGACCGGGCGCTCCTGCTGCGCGACATCACCACGAACGTCTACCGCGCCTTCGACCGTGAGGTGACGTTCACCCCGGTCACTCATCCCGAAAAGGGCGGATCGGGTGTACACATCCATTACGGTCTTTACGCCGAGAACGGCGACTCACTCGCCTTCGACGCCGATCGCCCCGGCCGCGTATCCAAGCTTGCGGGCGTGTTCAACGCGGGCATCATCAAGTACGCGCCAGAGCTCACCGCGATTTTCGCTCCCCTGACCGTGAGCTACCTGCGCCTAAAGCCCGACAACTGGTCCACCGCCCGCGCCTTCTGCGGACTGCAGAACCGCGAGTCGCTGGTGCGCGTGTGCCCCACCAACGAGATTGGTGGCAAGGATCCGGCACAGCAGCTGCACTTCGAGTTCCGCGGCGCCGACGCGGGCGCGAACCCGTGGCTGCTGCTGGGCGTCATCCTGCGCGCCGGGTTGGCGGGGCTGGACGAGGGGCTCGACCCAGTGGACATCGTCGAGGGCGAGCTGGACCTCGAAGACGATCACTCGGAGCTGGCCAAGCTGCCGGAAACCCTGTCCGAGGCCCTAGACGTGTTCGAGGCCTCCGAGACGGTGCGTTCTTGGTTCGCGCCGGCATTTTCGGACACCTACCTCAAGGTCAAGCGCGACGAGGTCGAGCAGCTGCGCGGCAAGTCTTTCGAGGAGCAGTGCGATATCTATGCCGCGGTCTACTAA
- a CDS encoding PTS sugar transporter subunit IIA, whose amino-acid sequence MSDLSGLLRDDAVALDVTVRDWREAIRVAGGLLEDTGSITSAYTDAMVDSVDANGPYIVVAPGFAFAHARPSEAVKETALSWVRLKHPIHFGHAKNDPVTLVVALAAQNDSAHTSAMKDLAKLLGNRAKRERLDTVTSASELRQVLDGSEKQAPVDKPAAETAAAHKAASASTGAAADPAADTSAPRDEETVPSKGKILTVCGNGLGTSLFLKNTLEDVLTQWGWAKYLTVEATDTISAKGRAKEADFLLTSGEIARTLGDVGVPVYVIDDFTDEIEIDRALRSLYAV is encoded by the coding sequence ATGTCCGACCTCAGTGGTCTCTTAAGAGACGACGCCGTCGCACTCGATGTGACTGTGCGCGATTGGCGTGAAGCCATTCGTGTGGCTGGCGGGCTGTTGGAAGACACTGGGAGCATCACGTCGGCGTACACGGACGCGATGGTCGATAGCGTCGACGCGAATGGCCCGTACATCGTGGTCGCGCCGGGATTCGCGTTCGCGCATGCGCGACCCAGTGAGGCGGTGAAAGAAACCGCCCTGTCTTGGGTACGGCTGAAACACCCCATCCACTTCGGCCATGCGAAAAACGATCCGGTCACACTCGTCGTGGCGCTGGCTGCACAGAACGATTCCGCGCACACCTCCGCGATGAAAGACCTGGCCAAGTTGCTGGGCAACCGCGCCAAGCGCGAACGCCTCGACACCGTCACCTCGGCCAGCGAACTGCGCCAGGTGCTCGACGGGTCCGAGAAGCAGGCGCCGGTGGACAAACCCGCGGCGGAAACGGCGGCGGCGCACAAGGCGGCATCGGCAAGCACCGGCGCCGCAGCGGATCCGGCGGCTGACACATCGGCACCGCGAGACGAGGAAACCGTCCCGTCCAAGGGCAAGATCCTCACGGTGTGCGGCAACGGGCTGGGTACCTCGCTGTTTTTAAAGAACACCCTCGAAGACGTGCTTACCCAGTGGGGCTGGGCGAAGTACCTGACCGTGGAGGCGACCGACACGATTTCGGCCAAGGGCCGGGCCAAGGAGGCCGACTTCCTGTTGACCTCCGGGGAGATCGCCCGCACGCTGGGCGATGTCGGCGTTCCCGTCTACGTCATCGACGACTTCACCGACGAGATCGAAATCGACCGCGCGCTGCGCTCGCTGTACGCGGTGTAA
- a CDS encoding FAD-binding and (Fe-S)-binding domain-containing protein has product MSTPVLNSRTSAGQKPRQQRADVAHALASEIGRDEAIHTRLIDRLKYAHDASHYLYTPQAVVEAKDARDVAAAFRAGATRGVPVALRAGGTSLSGQSSGDGILVDVRKHFRDVEVLDGGKRVRVQPGATVRQVNARLNLYGRKLGPDPASESAATMGGVIANNSSGMACGTEYNTYRTLESLTFVLPSGTVINTADADADQQFKAQEPELFDTLQKLQRRVRDNNESVRIIEQHFSLKNTMGYALNAFLDFDSQVKIFEHLLVGSEGTLAFIAEAVLRTIPVPKLKTTSIAVFKSIDAATRALPDLFDSEAATLELMDSRSITVGRGFDAVPEEITGFDVDGQAALLIEYHADEEEKLREYEKTGADILAELDLESAAEFSTDKKQAAKAWNFRKGLYAQVAEARPSGTTALLEDVVVPVADLADTCGGLQELFDAHSYDEAVIFGHAKDGNIHFLITDRFEGDEALGRYDSFNEKMVDLILSAKGNLKAEHGTGRVMAPYVRRQYGDELYDVMRALKRAVDPANTMNPGVIITDDDKEHMRNMKLNPKVEDRIDSCVECGYCEPVCPSRDLTMTPRQRIVIRRARAKALEDGDMDTVRELDRDYDYDGIQTCAVDSMCVTACPVGIDTGKFIKELRKEKNAAPVKAGWEAAAKVWAPGNRAASLALTGAHYLPTGLVQKVTDVARALTSTDLVPEYQPELTKGGKPRSRFGAQVGNRFEKPIAVYAPACVNSMFGPQGDGKGVTDAFVALLERAGVSLVVPDDIDGLCCGTPWTSKGMAAGHDVMKQRVQESLMRASDNARLPVVVDASSCTAGFQEIAEEVGITVIDAISFTAEHVVPRLKPAHKAESVTLHPTCSAYQLGLFDDLRTVAEAAAETVNFPVNWNCCGYAGDRGMLHPELTHSATKAEAAEAKRLNAQYHASTNRTCELGLTRATGEDYHHILELLEKATR; this is encoded by the coding sequence ATGAGCACCCCAGTTTTGAATTCCCGCACGTCTGCCGGTCAAAAGCCCCGGCAACAACGGGCCGATGTGGCCCACGCCCTCGCGTCCGAAATCGGCCGCGACGAGGCGATCCACACCCGGCTCATCGACCGCTTGAAGTACGCCCACGACGCGTCGCACTACCTCTACACGCCGCAGGCTGTGGTGGAGGCCAAGGACGCGCGCGACGTCGCCGCCGCGTTCCGCGCGGGCGCAACCCGCGGTGTTCCGGTAGCCCTGCGCGCGGGCGGCACGTCGCTGTCCGGGCAGTCCTCCGGCGACGGCATTCTGGTGGACGTGCGCAAGCACTTCCGTGACGTCGAGGTCCTCGACGGCGGCAAGCGCGTGCGCGTCCAGCCAGGCGCGACGGTGCGGCAGGTCAACGCGCGGCTCAACCTGTACGGCCGGAAGCTCGGCCCCGACCCGGCCTCCGAGAGCGCCGCGACGATGGGCGGTGTCATCGCCAACAACTCGTCCGGCATGGCCTGCGGCACGGAGTACAACACCTACCGCACCCTGGAGTCCCTGACCTTCGTCCTGCCGTCCGGCACGGTCATCAATACCGCCGATGCGGACGCCGACCAGCAGTTCAAGGCGCAGGAGCCGGAACTTTTCGATACCCTCCAGAAACTCCAGCGCCGGGTGCGGGACAACAACGAGTCGGTGCGGATCATCGAGCAGCACTTCTCGCTGAAAAACACGATGGGCTACGCCCTCAACGCGTTCCTCGACTTCGATTCGCAGGTCAAGATCTTCGAGCACCTCCTCGTCGGCTCCGAGGGCACCCTGGCGTTCATCGCCGAGGCCGTCCTGCGCACCATCCCGGTGCCGAAGCTGAAGACCACCAGCATCGCCGTGTTCAAAAGCATCGACGCCGCCACCCGGGCGCTGCCGGATCTTTTCGATTCCGAGGCGGCCACCCTGGAGCTGATGGACTCGCGCTCGATCACCGTCGGCCGCGGTTTCGATGCCGTGCCGGAGGAGATCACCGGCTTCGACGTCGACGGGCAGGCCGCCCTGCTCATCGAGTACCACGCGGATGAGGAAGAAAAACTCCGCGAGTACGAAAAGACCGGCGCGGACATCCTCGCCGAGCTGGACCTGGAGTCCGCCGCCGAGTTTTCCACCGACAAGAAGCAGGCGGCCAAGGCCTGGAACTTCCGCAAGGGGCTTTACGCGCAGGTGGCCGAGGCCCGCCCGTCCGGCACCACCGCGCTGCTGGAAGACGTCGTGGTCCCGGTCGCCGACCTGGCCGATACGTGCGGGGGCCTGCAGGAGCTTTTCGATGCCCACAGCTACGACGAAGCAGTCATCTTCGGCCACGCCAAGGACGGCAACATCCACTTCCTCATCACCGACCGCTTCGAGGGCGACGAGGCGCTGGGGCGCTACGACAGCTTCAACGAGAAGATGGTCGACCTCATCCTGTCCGCCAAGGGCAACCTCAAGGCGGAACACGGCACCGGCCGCGTCATGGCCCCGTACGTGCGCCGTCAGTACGGCGACGAACTGTACGACGTCATGCGCGCGCTCAAGCGCGCCGTCGACCCGGCGAACACGATGAACCCGGGCGTCATCATCACCGATGACGACAAAGAGCACATGCGGAACATGAAGCTCAACCCAAAGGTCGAAGACCGCATCGACAGCTGCGTGGAGTGCGGCTACTGCGAGCCAGTGTGCCCGTCGCGGGATCTGACCATGACGCCGCGCCAGCGCATCGTCATCCGCCGCGCCCGCGCGAAGGCCCTCGAGGACGGTGATATGGACACCGTGCGCGAGCTGGACCGCGACTACGACTACGACGGCATCCAAACCTGCGCGGTGGACTCGATGTGTGTCACCGCCTGCCCGGTCGGCATCGACACCGGCAAGTTCATCAAGGAGTTGCGCAAGGAGAAAAACGCCGCCCCGGTCAAGGCGGGCTGGGAGGCCGCCGCGAAGGTGTGGGCGCCCGGTAATCGGGCCGCCTCCCTGGCGCTGACTGGTGCGCACTACCTGCCCACCGGCCTGGTGCAGAAGGTCACCGACGTGGCCCGCGCGCTCACCAGCACGGATCTGGTGCCGGAGTACCAGCCGGAGCTGACCAAGGGCGGCAAGCCCCGCAGCCGGTTTGGCGCCCAGGTGGGCAACCGCTTTGAAAAGCCGATCGCGGTCTACGCACCGGCGTGCGTGAACTCCATGTTCGGCCCGCAGGGCGACGGTAAGGGCGTCACCGACGCGTTCGTGGCGCTCCTGGAGCGCGCCGGGGTCTCGCTGGTTGTCCCAGACGACATCGACGGCCTGTGCTGTGGCACCCCGTGGACCTCGAAGGGCATGGCCGCAGGTCACGACGTGATGAAACAGCGTGTGCAGGAATCCCTCATGCGCGCCTCCGACAACGCGCGCCTGCCCGTCGTCGTCGACGCGTCCAGCTGTACCGCCGGCTTCCAGGAGATCGCCGAGGAGGTGGGCATCACCGTCATCGACGCCATTTCCTTTACCGCGGAGCACGTCGTGCCACGGCTAAAGCCGGCCCACAAGGCTGAGTCCGTCACCCTGCACCCGACTTGTTCGGCGTACCAGCTGGGGCTTTTCGATGACCTGCGCACCGTCGCCGAAGCCGCCGCCGAGACCGTTAATTTCCCGGTGAACTGGAACTGCTGTGGCTACGCGGGCGACCGCGGCATGCTCCACCCGGAGCTCACGCACTCCGCCACCAAGGCCGAGGCCGCTGAGGCCAAGCGCCTGAATGCGCAGTACCACGCCTCCACCAACCGCACCTGCGAGCTGGGGCTGACCCGCGCCACCGGCGAGGACTACCACCACATCCTCGAGCTGCTGGAAAAGGCGACGCGCTAA
- a CDS encoding amidohydrolase family protein, whose translation MPRSTNSQREMVDGLPLFDHHCHGVIEYDLSAAEFESLISESSRPAAPGTTRFDSQIGVQVLSQCAPVLGAERFCSPTAYLDARAALGADEVDRRLLKAARLTTLGVDTGHAAGLITGPERLGELAGATAHEVVRLESLAEGVAHTMRAEENPLPPSRDNAALFLQKLEDPLDMRLARAIGVKSIAAYRYGLDFLAARPATDEVIAAAVEFLSQPATMRLDDPVLIRHLLWLAIDRKQVIQLHIGYGDDDVDLHRCNPLLLTELLRTTRDTGARFALLHCYPFVREAGYLADVYEHVYFDVGLAINYTGSHSPRVIAESLELAPFGKILFSTDAFGLPELYFVGAQLFRRGLAEVLDYYQREWGWPDHYCRKVAELMCYDNAARLYGVDDRKN comes from the coding sequence ATGCCGCGGTCTACTAATTCTCAGCGCGAAATGGTTGACGGGCTGCCGCTTTTTGATCACCACTGTCACGGGGTCATCGAATACGACCTTTCGGCGGCCGAATTCGAGTCGCTCATCTCGGAGTCTTCTCGCCCCGCAGCGCCGGGCACCACGCGCTTCGACTCGCAGATTGGCGTGCAGGTGCTGTCGCAGTGCGCGCCCGTGCTCGGCGCGGAGCGTTTTTGTTCGCCCACGGCCTACCTCGACGCCCGCGCCGCGCTGGGCGCCGATGAGGTAGACCGCCGACTGCTCAAAGCGGCACGCCTGACAACCCTGGGGGTAGACACCGGCCACGCTGCCGGGCTCATCACGGGACCGGAGCGACTCGGCGAGCTCGCGGGCGCGACAGCCCACGAGGTCGTGCGCTTGGAAAGCCTCGCGGAAGGCGTCGCGCACACGATGCGGGCAGAAGAAAACCCGCTTCCCCCCTCCCGGGATAACGCCGCGCTCTTCCTGCAGAAACTGGAGGACCCGCTGGATATGCGGCTCGCGCGGGCCATCGGGGTGAAGTCCATTGCCGCGTACCGCTACGGGCTCGACTTTCTCGCCGCGCGCCCCGCCACGGACGAGGTCATCGCCGCCGCCGTAGAGTTTTTATCCCAGCCTGCAACCATGCGGCTCGACGACCCGGTACTGATCCGGCACCTGCTCTGGCTCGCCATCGACAGAAAGCAGGTCATCCAGCTGCACATCGGCTACGGCGACGACGACGTCGACCTGCACCGCTGCAACCCGCTGCTGCTGACAGAGCTGTTGCGCACAACCCGCGACACCGGCGCGCGCTTTGCCCTATTGCACTGCTACCCGTTTGTGCGCGAGGCCGGCTACCTGGCAGACGTGTACGAACACGTCTACTTCGACGTCGGCCTAGCCATCAACTACACCGGCAGCCACTCGCCGCGCGTGATCGCGGAATCCTTGGAGCTCGCCCCGTTTGGAAAGATCCTGTTCAGCACGGACGCGTTCGGCCTGCCGGAGTTGTACTTCGTGGGCGCACAGCTGTTCCGCCGCGGGCTTGCGGAAGTGCTCGACTACTACCAGCGCGAATGGGGCTGGCCGGACCACTACTGCAGGAAGGTCGCCGAGCTCATGTGCTACGACAACGCCGCCCGCCTCTACGGAGTGGATGACCGGAAGAACTAA
- a CDS encoding MFS transporter — MSDSAKRSGGKKPGARPRLRTRFPGQRTRDRIGRVVDSTDPSGKKVSIGLLALVTTLGGFLFGYDTGVISGALPYMHMPKEAGGLHLTAVEEGLIGALLLLGCAFGSIIFGALSDRIGRRRNLLVLAVVFLIGAVGCSLAPNLALLYLARFVLGLAVGGASATVPVFLAEMAPKNLRGSMVAIDQLMIVTGQFAAFAMNALLAALQGGPEATVADDPSGKFAAGETVAWDMLAGINGVTVDGGNGAVWRWMLIVASLPAIGLWFGVRLMPDSARWHMARGEIAAAAAELKRVRSNEQEVETELREMYTSLRKEKRRKNLSLRKAMQVKWLRSLVILGVSLAVLQQLTGVNTMMYYAPRVLHAAGLSSEASIILNIFTGLASIIGAVIGIVALRKLPRRTVLLGGQTILTIALLLMTLLFLFGISPYMQDDGTISQDIPNYLPYLAVGVIVIFMIGMQGGPGPVMWVMLSELFPSKIRSSATGVSVFMNWMTNMLVTLLFPVIMDGVGPVFTYGLFVAINVAAWIYYSRHVPETFNSSLEELEERFKQEGITAGK, encoded by the coding sequence ATAGGGCGCGTAGTAGACAGCACGGACCCCAGCGGCAAGAAGGTCTCCATCGGCCTTTTGGCCCTGGTCACCACCCTGGGCGGGTTCCTCTTCGGCTACGACACCGGCGTCATCTCCGGCGCCCTGCCGTACATGCACATGCCCAAGGAGGCGGGCGGCCTCCACCTCACCGCGGTGGAGGAAGGGCTCATCGGCGCATTACTTCTGCTGGGCTGCGCGTTCGGCTCCATTATCTTCGGCGCGCTCTCCGATCGCATCGGGCGCCGCCGCAACCTGCTCGTCCTCGCCGTCGTGTTCCTCATCGGCGCGGTGGGCTGCTCCCTGGCGCCCAACCTCGCGCTGCTCTACCTCGCGCGCTTCGTCCTGGGCCTCGCGGTGGGTGGCGCGTCCGCCACCGTCCCGGTCTTTCTGGCCGAGATGGCCCCGAAGAACCTGCGCGGGTCGATGGTGGCCATCGATCAGCTCATGATCGTCACCGGCCAGTTCGCCGCCTTTGCCATGAACGCCCTCCTCGCCGCCCTCCAGGGCGGCCCTGAGGCCACCGTGGCGGACGATCCGTCCGGGAAATTCGCCGCCGGCGAAACCGTCGCCTGGGACATGCTCGCCGGCATCAACGGCGTCACCGTAGACGGGGGCAACGGCGCAGTGTGGCGCTGGATGCTCATCGTGGCCAGCCTGCCGGCCATCGGCCTGTGGTTCGGCGTGCGCCTCATGCCGGACTCCGCGCGCTGGCACATGGCCCGCGGCGAGATTGCTGCGGCGGCCGCCGAACTCAAGCGCGTGCGCAGCAACGAGCAGGAAGTCGAAACCGAGCTGCGCGAGATGTACACCAGCCTGCGCAAGGAAAAGCGCCGCAAGAACTTGAGCCTGCGCAAGGCGATGCAGGTGAAATGGCTGCGCTCCCTTGTCATCCTCGGCGTTTCACTGGCGGTGCTCCAGCAGCTGACCGGCGTGAACACGATGATGTACTACGCACCCCGCGTGCTCCACGCCGCCGGCTTATCGTCGGAGGCGTCCATCATCCTCAACATCTTCACCGGGCTGGCCTCAATCATCGGCGCGGTCATCGGCATCGTGGCGCTGCGTAAACTGCCGCGCCGCACGGTGCTCCTCGGCGGCCAGACCATCCTCACTATCGCTCTGCTGCTCATGACGCTGCTGTTCCTCTTCGGCATCTCGCCGTACATGCAGGACGACGGCACCATCTCGCAGGACATCCCGAACTACCTGCCGTACCTGGCTGTCGGCGTCATCGTCATCTTCATGATCGGCATGCAGGGCGGCCCCGGCCCGGTCATGTGGGTCATGCTCTCGGAGCTGTTCCCCAGCAAGATCCGCAGCTCCGCCACCGGCGTGTCCGTGTTCATGAACTGGATGACCAACATGCTGGTCACTCTGCTCTTCCCCGTCATCATGGACGGCGTTGGCCCGGTATTTACCTACGGGCTTTTCGTGGCCATCAACGTCGCGGCGTGGATCTACTACTCCCGCCACGTGCCCGAGACCTTCAACTCCTCCCTGGAGGAGCTGGAAGAGCGCTTCAAACAGGAAGGGATCACCGCCGGCAAGTAG
- a CDS encoding PTS ascorbate transporter subunit IIC, whose product MDILLNIAQFVVNDILAVPAFLIGIITAVGMAAMKRGTGQVLGSAIKATLGFLLIGAGAGLVTASLEPLGAMIEGATGAHGVVPTNEAIAGIAQAEYGGQVAWLMILGFVVSLLLARFTPLSYVFLTGHHVLFMATMITIILASAGFNSWIVVLAGALLLGILMVSLPAIAHPWTRKVTGDDSIAIGHFGTAGYITAGAIGAAVGGKGRRQSTSTEELKLPEGLRFLRDSMVATALSMALMYVVLAVLFIARAGTEEAFSAFEGGAENVGNYLMQSVTQGLQFGVSVAVILFGVRTILGELVPAFQGIAAKVVPGAIPALDAPIVFPYAQNAVLVGFLTSFVGGLVGLAVLSLWLNPAFGVALILPGLGPHFFTGGAAGVYANATGGRRGAVLGGFANGLLITFLPAFLLGVLGSFREADTTFGDTDFGWFGLLLGGASHLGQGAGTALILVIGAVIFGLGLWSQKRLVERRWDPAPHRGGTDTEADTDSDADVAAEGGSAAAGPAATRQYPKIAPPAGAPVPPPALDASAARR is encoded by the coding sequence ATGGACATTCTGCTCAACATTGCGCAATTCGTAGTCAACGACATCCTCGCCGTCCCCGCCTTCCTCATCGGCATCATTACCGCCGTGGGCATGGCCGCCATGAAGCGCGGGACAGGGCAGGTGCTGGGAAGCGCCATCAAAGCGACGCTCGGCTTTCTGCTCATTGGCGCCGGCGCCGGACTGGTCACGGCTTCGCTCGAACCGCTGGGCGCGATGATCGAGGGCGCCACCGGCGCCCACGGTGTTGTGCCCACCAACGAGGCAATCGCCGGCATCGCGCAGGCCGAATACGGCGGACAGGTCGCCTGGCTGATGATCCTCGGGTTCGTCGTCTCCCTGCTTTTGGCCCGGTTTACGCCGCTGAGCTACGTCTTCCTGACCGGCCACCACGTGCTGTTCATGGCCACCATGATCACCATCATTTTGGCCTCGGCCGGATTCAACTCCTGGATCGTGGTGCTCGCCGGGGCGTTACTCCTGGGCATCCTCATGGTGTCCCTGCCGGCCATCGCCCACCCGTGGACGCGGAAGGTAACGGGTGATGACTCCATTGCTATCGGACACTTCGGTACCGCCGGCTACATCACCGCTGGGGCGATCGGCGCGGCAGTAGGCGGTAAGGGCCGCCGCCAGAGCACGTCCACCGAGGAGCTCAAACTCCCGGAGGGGCTGCGGTTCCTGCGCGACTCGATGGTGGCCACTGCCTTGTCGATGGCGCTGATGTACGTCGTTCTCGCCGTGCTGTTCATCGCTCGCGCGGGGACCGAGGAGGCGTTTAGTGCCTTCGAGGGTGGCGCGGAAAACGTGGGCAACTACCTCATGCAGTCGGTGACCCAGGGCCTGCAGTTCGGCGTATCCGTCGCCGTCATCCTCTTCGGCGTGCGCACCATCCTCGGCGAGCTGGTGCCCGCCTTCCAGGGCATTGCCGCCAAGGTCGTTCCCGGCGCCATCCCGGCGCTGGACGCGCCCATCGTCTTCCCGTACGCGCAGAACGCGGTGCTCGTCGGCTTCCTCACCTCGTTTGTCGGCGGCCTGGTGGGCCTTGCTGTTTTGTCGCTGTGGCTGAATCCCGCCTTCGGCGTCGCGCTCATCCTGCCGGGACTGGGGCCGCACTTCTTCACCGGCGGCGCGGCGGGCGTGTACGCCAACGCCACGGGCGGGCGCCGCGGTGCGGTGCTCGGCGGCTTTGCCAACGGCCTGCTCATCACGTTCCTGCCGGCGTTTTTGCTCGGCGTGCTTGGCAGCTTCCGCGAGGCGGACACCACGTTCGGCGATACCGACTTCGGCTGGTTCGGCCTGCTGCTCGGTGGGGCGTCCCACCTGGGGCAGGGCGCAGGAACCGCGCTCATTCTCGTCATCGGCGCCGTCATCTTCGGGCTGGGCCTGTGGTCGCAGAAGCGCTTGGTCGAGCGCCGGTGGGATCCGGCCCCGCACCGCGGTGGCACGGATACGGAGGCCGATACGGACAGCGACGCAGACGTTGCTGCGGAAGGTGGGTCTGCGGCAGCCGGGCCTGCGGCCACTCGTCAGTACCCGAAGATTGCCCCGCCGGCGGGCGCCCCGGTGCCGCCGCCGGCGCTGGATGCCTCCGCGGCGAGGCGCTAG